In Pseudopipra pipra isolate bDixPip1 chromosome 5, bDixPip1.hap1, whole genome shotgun sequence, the following proteins share a genomic window:
- the LOC135414920 gene encoding histone H2B 5-like isoform X1, which yields MKTALSHGLHLCFLAAYLTHKESGGFYIHLHQRNIFLCAPTPSERFLRMPEPAKSTSAPKKGSKKAVTKTQKKGDKKRHKSRKESYSIYVYKVLKQVHPDTGISSKAMGIMNSFVNDIFERIAGEASRLAHYNKRSTITSREIQTAVRLLLPGELAKHAVSEGTKAVTKYTSSK from the exons ATGAAAACAGCTCTATCCCACGGACTCCACCTCTGCTTTCTGGCAGCTTACCTGACTCATAAAGAGAGTGGGGGGTTTTATATCCACCTACATCAACGCAACATTTTCCTTTGTG CTCCGACACCCAGCGAAAGATTTCTCAGGATGCCAGAGCCAGCCAAGTCAACCTCAGCCCCCAAAAAGGGCTCCAAGAAAGCTGTGACAAAGACCCAGAAGAAGGGCGATAAGAAGCGGCACAAAAGCAGGAAAGAGAGCTACTCCATCTATGTCTACAAAGTGCTGAAGCAGGTTCATCCTGACACTGGCATCTCCTCCAAGGCCATGGGCATCATGAACTCCTTCGTCAATGACATCTTTGAGCGCATTGCTGGAGAAGCCTCCCGCCTGGCCCATTACAACAAGCGCTCTACCATCACCTCCCGGGAGATCCAGACAGCCGTGCgcctgctgctcccaggagagCTGGCCAAGCATGCTGTCTCTGAAGGCACCAAGGCTGTCACCAAGTACACGAGCTCCAAGTAG
- the LOC135414920 gene encoding histone H2B 5-like isoform X3 — MPEPAKSTSAPKKGSKKAVTKTQKKGDKKRHKSRKESYSIYVYKVLKQVHPDTGISSKAMGIMNSFVNDIFERIAGEASRLAHYNKRSTITSREIQTAVRLLLPGELAKHAVSEGTKAVTKYTSSK, encoded by the coding sequence ATGCCAGAGCCAGCCAAGTCAACCTCAGCCCCCAAAAAGGGCTCCAAGAAAGCTGTGACAAAGACCCAGAAGAAGGGCGATAAGAAGCGGCACAAAAGCAGGAAAGAGAGCTACTCCATCTATGTCTACAAAGTGCTGAAGCAGGTTCATCCTGACACTGGCATCTCCTCCAAGGCCATGGGCATCATGAACTCCTTCGTCAATGACATCTTTGAGCGCATTGCTGGAGAAGCCTCCCGCCTGGCCCATTACAACAAGCGCTCTACCATCACCTCCCGGGAGATCCAGACAGCCGTGCgcctgctgctcccaggagagCTGGCCAAGCATGCTGTCTCTGAAGGCACCAAGGCTGTCACCAAGTACACGAGCTCCAAGTAG
- the LOC135414920 gene encoding histone H2B 5-like isoform X2, which translates to MTLRSAVPAADFSSERFLRMPEPAKSTSAPKKGSKKAVTKTQKKGDKKRHKSRKESYSIYVYKVLKQVHPDTGISSKAMGIMNSFVNDIFERIAGEASRLAHYNKRSTITSREIQTAVRLLLPGELAKHAVSEGTKAVTKYTSSK; encoded by the exons ATGACTCTCAGAAGTGCTGTACCAGcagctgattttt CCAGCGAAAGATTTCTCAGGATGCCAGAGCCAGCCAAGTCAACCTCAGCCCCCAAAAAGGGCTCCAAGAAAGCTGTGACAAAGACCCAGAAGAAGGGCGATAAGAAGCGGCACAAAAGCAGGAAAGAGAGCTACTCCATCTATGTCTACAAAGTGCTGAAGCAGGTTCATCCTGACACTGGCATCTCCTCCAAGGCCATGGGCATCATGAACTCCTTCGTCAATGACATCTTTGAGCGCATTGCTGGAGAAGCCTCCCGCCTGGCCCATTACAACAAGCGCTCTACCATCACCTCCCGGGAGATCCAGACAGCCGTGCgcctgctgctcccaggagagCTGGCCAAGCATGCTGTCTCTGAAGGCACCAAGGCTGTCACCAAGTACACGAGCTCCAAGTAG